attcctgggtcgggaagatccactgaagggatcggctacccactccagtattcttgggcttccgttgtggctcagctagtaaagaatttgcctgcaatgcaggagacctgggtttgatccctcctagagaaggcaatggcaacccactccagtactcttgcctggaaaatcccatggatggaggggcctggtaggctgcagtccatggggtcgctaggagtcagacatgactgagcgacttcactttcacttttcactttcatgcattggagaaggaaatggcaacctactccagtgttcttgcctggagaatcccagggacggagagcctggtgggctgccgtctatggggtcgaacagagtcggatacgactgaagcaacttagcagcagcagagaaggaaaaggctacccactccagtattctggcctggagaattccatggactgtatagtccatggggttgcagagtcagacccaactgagcaactttcactttttcattagaGTTTAAAACACAaatccctgtccatctccaatgAACATGAAAGTTGTGAACCAGTCAGGAATAAGTGAAAGCCTAGTGTTGGAAGCCTACAGGGTGAACTTGGACCTTATTGGgacttttagaaatttttaaaaagtcaccatTCCAGGTCTTCTTTTCCCTAAAATGGTTataacttttaaagttttaaaacttgttttcctTTCTAGCATTCATTCTGAAATAAATTCTCAGTTTACAAGAACTTTAGCTTCAGTCTCTTCTGTCATGTGTTATCTCGTTCTTTGTTATAATACAGAATTCCAGAATGTTGAATTGGTGTGGTGGACACAATACGAATGAGTTGAAATTAGCACACTAACAACTTAGAGATGATTTTAAAAGGGCAGTTAACTTCCATGTTAAAGTCATAGCCTGTGATCTCAGGCAACTATGATTCTTATCtgtctttacattttcttttggtTGATGTAAATAAATGTTCCCTATCTACTGCTGTGCAGTAAATCAAATACAGAAATGGAACATGCTTGACATTTATATTTTCAGCTTAATACGAACTATCTGATTTAAGCATCAGAAATTCAGGATCTTGGTTATCAACCATTTGTAGCTCATCTACAGATGTTTTATTGTTAGATGTTGTTACTCTCTGAGATGCTAGTGCTTTAAAGGAACTGGGCAGATTTTACCCTATACCTGTTTTTTCCCATATTCTATCTGAAGTAGGTATAATTCATTTCCTTAGGAACCCATCTTCGAGGCTTGGAAACCACAGCCACTTATGACCCTGAAACCCAGGAGTTCATTCTCAACAGTCCTACTGTGACCTCCATCAAGTGGTGGCCTGGTGGACGtaagtgaatttttttaatagtaactGAATGTTTTGAAGACTTATAGAATATATAGCATCTATGagaatataattttgaaatatagaaAGAACTCTTAGGGCTTAAACTATGCTGAGCTTTTCACATTCTCTTGTGTTACCTGTTACAGATATTTATACACTTGTAAAGTGCAGAGGACAGCTGTCAATTTTGCTGCTTTTCATAGATTTTTATCTTAGCATTCCATGTGTTAGCATAATTTCCATAATCATCATTTAAAGTAATTTAGTATACCTAGTTTGGTTAGTCATTTATGTATTGGAAAGTATTTGAgagacatccctggtggttcagtggctaagactatacCCTCcctatgcagggggcctgggtgcaatccctggttagggaaatagatcccacatgcttcaactaaagatcccgtatgctgtaactaagacttggcacagccaaataaataatcaaaacagaaatagaaatgagtattttttaaaaaagaaaagtattttagtttttaaatttttgttataaTAGCTTTGATgtgaaatttatttaatattgtcTTCTATTCTGAATTATTGTTTTAGGATACATATATTTCCAATGAAGGATTTTGTTATccacattatatattttaatatgtggtATTACATTTTGATAAGGAAAAAAACTAGCAtgcaataaaatggaaatatttctggATGCATTAACCAAAAATCTCTTAAAGCAGCTGTATCCTATAGTACAGCTGAAGTATTCTGAATACCGAATACTGAAGTATGCAGAATACTGAAGTATTCTGCAGTGATGGAATATTCTCTGTCTTTGCCGTTCAGCGTGGTAGCCACTGGCCACCTGAACACTGGAAATGTAATTAgctgactgaggaactgaatcttctattttatttcattataattaatttaaatgtaaatagccacatgtggctagtagcTACTGTTTTGGAAAGCCCTGCCTTaagggagaaaaaggaagtaaTTTAATGTTCTATGATTATCCTAAAAATGTctttatgtaaatgaatgaaaaataagtaaaactatcTTCTTCTTTAAAATGCTATCAAATTAACATGTTGTCTACCCTAAACTTagataatgttatatgtcaattatactccagtaaaaatacacacacacatatatatgtgtgtttttaaaatgaaggctTACTTTGcaaaaatttaatgaattttgCTATTGATGGAATCTTAGTCTTATATTTAACAtatgcttttctctcttttgtttctgtcttttgaaaATGTAAGAACATTTGCTCACTTTCCTCTCTCGTTCTCTTTTATGTTGCAGTTGGAAAAACTTCAAATCATGCTATCGTACTTGCCCAGCTCTTCACTCAGGGAAAATGCTATGGATTACATGCCTTCATTGTACCTATTCGTGAACTTGGGACCCATAAGCCTTTGCCAGGTTAGGATTATCTAATGTTGAGATGGAAAATTAAACCAGTCACTATCTTCTGCAAAAAGTATAATATGTAACTAAAGAAGAGGAGGGAGCCAGGAATCCCAGAACCTAAATACCCTGTGACTCCCCTTTCATCTGCGGCAGGTATTACTGTAGGAGACATTGGCCCCAAGTTTGGCTATGATGAGATGGATAATGGCTACTTGAAGATGGACAACTATCGTATTCCCAGAGAAAACATGCTGATGAAACATGCCCAGGTACAGTGAGATGGAAAATACGAGCAGGCGTGTCAGACATGGGGGTTTCAGTGGCCATTGATAATCATAGGATTGGAATGGTCTGTTCGTTTAGAAGGTAATAACACATTTTTTACTTCTGATGATGCTTTTATTGTGACCATGAAATCAGATGAGTTGACAGGTGTGAAGGGCATGTCTTGGTTTGCTAAACCAGTGGGGCTCCCACTTTAGCATACATTAGAGTCGCCTGGAAGGCTGCTAAAACCTAGATTACTTAGtgcccagagtttctgatttaggAGGTCAGGGTGGGGACTGAGCATCAGGTGGTGCTGATGCTGCCtttctggggaccacactttgagaataaACTGTCACTTGGGTTTAACAGAAGGAAGCATCCATCTCATGTTCTTTTTCCAGGTGAAGCCTGATGGCACATACGTAAAACCCCTGAATAACAAGCTGACCTACGGGACCATGGTGTTCATCAGGTCCTTCCTCGTGGGAGAATCCGCTCGGAGTCTGTCTAAGGCATGCACCATTGCCGTCCGATACAGTGCTGTGAGGCATCAGTCTGAAATCAACCCAGGGTAAGGGTAAAGTCTGAGATGAGCTCAGTACTGAAGTCTGGCGTGAACCCCATCCAGGTATCAAAATTCCCAAATGTGATGTGGAGAAAGTGCATTTGTGATAAAATTAGCTAGAATGGCAGTGTACTGGGTCTGTTACTTAGAATCTAAACTTCCTTAAGTGGAAGGATGAGAATAAGCACCTAATTATTACTTTTAACCTTCTAAGAAAAATGATAATATTACTAGAGCTTTATAAGTGAAGTGTTCAAAACACCGAAGGTGTGGTGTGAAGGTTCTAATTGCTGCTAACAACTACAAATTGGGTATAGTGAAAGTGACATTAAACTCGGTTCCCTGTTGTGTTCCTGGGCATAGTTTGTTCTTATTTCCACCTACTAATTGGGCATGACTCTTTGATAAACTTTTTActcttaaagaagaaataaagaaattggtAAGAGCAGACTCTTTTGCATGCTCAGTGGACCTTCTTAGACTTTAAATATTAAACTTAGTACACTGGGTCTTCTCATATTAGTGGTCACAATATAGTTTATTCTACCAGCTACACCCTTTAACATTGCCTTCCTCCTGTGAAGTTAACGAAGTTTGGTTCTTTATGTTGCCATGAGATACTATTTTCATAGCCAAACTGGAAAGACTggaaagattaagaaaaatacaaatgtcaaCTAGAAAATCCTGTTCACGTGTTCAACAGGGTGGTTCAGAGTGTGGTCTTCTGTAGCCAAATAGCCTAGATTTCAATCAAGaatctgccacttactagctctgtgaccccGGGTAGGTTCTTAACCTcatttttcccatctgtaaaatagagctATTAAAAATTACTTCACAGGGTCTTTGTGAGGATTAGATAAATTAATCTATCAAAGTGCTTAGTCCAGAATCTGGCACGTGAGCTCTGTATAgggattgattgattgatttttgtttgtttttccttttttcatataCTTTAGTGAACCAGAACCACAGATTTTGGATTATCAAACCCAGCAATATAAACTTTTTCCCCTCCTGGCCACTGCCTATGCCTTCCAGTTTGTAGGCGCATACATGAAAGAGACCTATCTTCGGATTAATGAAGACATTGGCCATGGGGACCTGAGTGAGCTGCCTGAGGTCTGTGTCTGGTCTCTGTCCCTTGTGGGAACCCTTCTTGTTCATACTTCCCTGTGGGATCATGTGCAGAGAAAATTAAACATTGGGATACCTTGAAAAGAATCCATATTTTTATGGATTTAtccatgtttttaaatttcagaattacTGTACTATGTTGGTCCTTTATTGAGCAAAAGAACCTAAGTGGTACATTTTTTTGCCACATAGAACAGTTCAGAAAGGAATGTGGTAATGTTACTAGTTTAGGCTAATTAGATGAGGATGCTTTTCAGTTTATATACATGGCAAGtgattttatttggttttcttgGCCACACCAGgctgcttgcaggatcttagtttcctaatcaGGGACCAAACCAGGCCCCTGGCAATGACAGCACAGAGCCCTAAGCACTGAGCACCTGCCACTTAACCCTGGCAAGTGTTTCTGCAAGTGACAGTCCTGTTCAGCGTGTCCACTTGGAACGCAGGCTGTCAGCACTGCAGACGTCCTGATGGCCTGTGCTTCCCCCTTCAGCTTCACGCGCTCACCGCTGGGCTGAAGGCTTTCACGTCCTGGACAACGAACACAGCTATTGAAGCCTGTCGGATGGCTTGTGGCGGACATGGCTATTCTCACTGCAGTGGACTTCCAAATATTTATGTCACTTTTACCCCAACCTGCACCTTCGAGGGGGAAAACACTGTCATGATGCTGCAGACAGCCAGGTTAGAGTCTAATTCATGATTTCTATCCTGTGTTCTCAGGAATGTCCAAGTCCTTTCCACTGATACCTGTTCCCGTGTGTTCTCTTCGCATTATGTTTGTTCCTGAAAGATGTCATTTTGCCTTCCATCCTGACGCAGGATGTTTATCTTGTGCTCAGACTAGTATGAAACCCCGTCACATAGTTTAAAGTCATTACAGGAgttcactttatttctgtttcacgGGAAGCATAGTTACTGAAAGCATGTGTCCTGGTGACTTCTAGGTTCCTGATGAAAAGTTACGACCAGGTGCACTCAGGCAAGTTGGTGTGTGGCATGGTGTCCTACTTGAATGACCTGCCCAGCCAGCGCATCCAGCCACAGCAGGTGGCCGTGTGGCCAACTATGGTGGATATCAACAGCCCCGACAGCCTGACAGAGGCGTACAAGCTTCGAGCGGCCAGGTGAGTGCACCCACGAGAGCTGGGGCCGGCAGCTGCAGGGGCCCCAGGCCCAGGGCCTAGGTGGGAGGCACGAGTATTCACTGTCACCTTCTTGGGCTCcagttttctagttttttttttttaaaaaacagattagtAGAAATTGCTGCTAAAAACCTTCAGACTGAAGTgattcacagaaaaagcaaggaggTAGCGTGGAACCTAACGTCCATTGACCTTGTTCGGGCAAGTGAGGTCAGTGATggttctcctcccctcccccgtccTTCACCACCCCCCTCATTGTCTTAGTACAGAGACCTTATCACTGCTGAATCTTTTTCAGAGATTCTTACATTCTGGTGTTTTCCTTATATCTAGGCACATTGCCACTATGTGGTGGTTAAGCTCTTTACGGAAAAAGTCCTCCAGATTCAAGAGAAGTCCATCCAAGCTGTCCTAAGGCGTTTGTGTCTCTTGTATTCTTTGTATGGAATCAGTCAGAATGCAGGGGATTTTCTTCAGGTCAGGATTTTCTAAGTTTAAGTCCCTTTatttacttcttaattttttatagaaaataattttggttTACTTTGtagttgtgtatatgtgtgtgtctatatattcaTAAACATCTGTCTGTATCGTACCTTATAACGTCTGTGCTTGCTTGCTCGTTTCTTCGCTTTAGGGGAGCATCATGACAGAGTCTCAGATCACCCAGGTGAATGGGCGCATCAAGGAGCTGCTGACTGCGATTCGCCCTGACGCGGTTGCTCTGGTGGATGCATTTGATTTTCAGGATGTGACACTGGGCTCTGTGCTTGGCCGCTATGATGGAAATGTGTACGAAAACTTGTTTGAATGGGCCAAGAAATCCCCACTGAACAAAACagaggtaaaaaaaagaaaaaagtgtcttTCACATTTTGAagttattcatttaaatattaaagcaGGAAGGCCCTCAGAGAATGACCACCTGGGGAAGCTTTGAGAGCTCTCATGACCACTTCAGACAGTCCCTTTATTTGAGCAACAGGTTCTGAAGGGAACAAGACCTTTCCTATAGTATGTGGGCTTTTAGTTTCCTTAACTAACAAcaattgaaaaatttcaaacatatacataAATAGAACACTGCAGTGCATCTTCCTGTTCCCTTGATCGTGTTTCAACAACTGTCTGCTCATGACCAGTTGCATTTTATCTGAACCTCCCAAcagaattattttgaagcaaatccaagGTATCAGgtaatttattcataaatatttcagtatgtatctCTGAAAGATAaggattccttttttaaaaaagcataactGCAGTACCATTCTCACACCTAAACAAATTAACAATAATTCTTTCATATCATGAACTAGCCAGTGTCCAGATTTTTCCCCATTTAGCTCaattctccccccacccccctttgATTTTTTTGAATCAGGATTCATATAAGGTTCAGATAATTTTTTGATTAAAAGTACgttattttgggacttccctggtgggctagaggttaagaatccaccttccaatgcaggaaacgggggtttgatccctggttgggatccCATATCCCATGGGGTAACTAGAGAGCCCTCGTGCCACAGCTcgagaagcccctgcaccacagcaAAGAGCCTCTGAGTCACAATAAAGagccagtgcagcaaaaaaaaaaaaaaaaaagctattttaaattGCAAGCTCCTTATCAGTaatgttttctctctcctttccctgcaGGTCCATGAGTCTTACAAGCACCTAAAGTCGCTGCAGTCCAAGCTCTGACGTGGCTTGATGATAAGTGCAGTCTGCCCTGAAAGTAGCTGTTCTTACACCTGTCACACAAACTGCGTGGAATCTTGATCAAATTCAGAAAAGCTGTAGAGCAAGTGATAAATTGAccctttcctctttttataaatgaaaaaagaaaacagattttgcaaattaaaggagaaaaccaGATGTGTTTTACAAGTGCAATTAACACTGAAAGAGACTATTAAGCATTCagaaaaagttttaagaaatgcAGTGCGACTTCCATCTATATTGCTGCTGATCCCAGGAGGCCAGGACTTTTGATAATTAGTAAAATTTAACTACTAAGTAGTTAATTATTTTCACATCTTAATTGCTAATCACTGGATATACAAGTGTTTTTAAGCAGAGGTGTTTTTTTAAGCAGGGTAGAACCCTTCCTAACTTTCTTGCTCATGTCCTAACACAGCTGCCAGGGGTCCCGGCTAGAAAGCAGGAGTGAAGAAGAGAGACTGGGGAAAAGAAACTAATCAGTAAACCTGTGAGTTCGTGCCTGACACACTGACGCCTCTCCTGCCTGCTTGCCCTCCTTAATTGATGTATTGCTCTTACCTTAAGTGTTCACAGTAGCGTCTTTCCAACCCAAAGATTTCTTGAGCACAGGCTTCTGCAGGGTCCCTGCCCTGTGTAATTCGGAACTAAGCTTCCGTTGGAGGCTTCCCTAAACTGTCCCTCTAGTAGCATTAGAGGTCCCTTTGCGTCAGCTTCTCGGGAAGAGGGAGGCGGCCAAGTCATCTCTACATATAACTTTTGGCAGCCGATGAGATCTCCACATCAGTGGTTTTGATCTCCCTCTCCTGAGAAAGACgctaaagaaaggagaaaaatagtcACAGTTGCTTCTTAGAAGAATTAAGGGCGTGGAGAGCTATCAGTTAGGTTACTGTAACTTTGGTGACCATGGTAACTACATTTTCTGGAACAATCCAGATTTCCTATATTCTGGCACTCTGGCAGAAGCCATTAAAATGCTTGGAGGTCTggccttagaaaaataaaagcgtCACTCATTGCTTCTTACACCCAGGAAAGTCCTTTGACAAACCATGTGTTCtgattttttaatcagaaaatataaTCATTGAAACAGTGGCTAAAGGATAAATGGAAGCTCCATAGAATGTTTCTTACAGTATATCTGGTTTTATTTTCAGTATGTTTCTAGGAGCTTTATCTGACTTGCTAAATTGTCCTTTCAGCTGAAGTCTAATTTGTACAATCATTCTATATTTAAAAGCTAAACACGTATCTCATGATGAATTTTTTCTTCAAATCAATGTAAAACAAATCACttaattttcttgttgttgttaacTGTATTTGTAACCTCTGTCTCACGAAGCCAGTTGTTCTAGAGTCAGTCTTGAGAATGTAGTATGTAATTCAGGGAACTGTAATTCCCTTCTTGGGACCTTACATAAAATCTATCCCAGTGAAACTAGTAATAGACTTTAAGGTCCAGCAGAAGAAATACTGCCTGTTGACAGAAGCCTTAATCTTTCCACCAGGAGAACTAATTGATAATTGTGTTAACATTGAAGTAAAAAATCACTCTGTAAATCTCGTATGGGTATCTCTTGGGACTAG
The DNA window shown above is from Bos javanicus breed banteng chromosome 19, ARS-OSU_banteng_1.0, whole genome shotgun sequence and carries:
- the ACOX1 gene encoding peroxisomal acyl-coenzyme A oxidase 1 isoform X3; the encoded protein is MAAFIQRTRDNWHLRPDGNGPRFVNRGQPAPLDLHLGMFLPTLLHQATEEQQKRFFMPAWNLEIIGTYAQTEMGHGTHLRGLETTATYDPETQEFILNSPTVTSIKWWPGGLGKTSNHAIVLAQLFTQGKCYGLHAFIVPIRELGTHKPLPGITVGDIGPKFGYDEMDNGYLKMDNYRIPRENMLMKHAQVKPDGTYVKPLNNKLTYGTMVFIRSFLVGESARSLSKACTIAVRYSAVRHQSEINPGEPEPQILDYQTQQYKLFPLLATAYAFQFVGAYMKETYLRINEDIGHGDLSELPELHALTAGLKAFTSWTTNTAIEACRMACGGHGYSHCSGLPNIYVTFTPTCTFEGENTVMMLQTARFLMKSYDQVHSGKLVCGMVSYLNDLPSQRIQPQQVAVWPTMVDINSPDSLTEAYKLRAARLVEIAAKNLQTEVIHRKSKEVAWNLTSIDLVRASEAHCHYVVVKLFTEKVLQIQEKSIQAVLRRLCLLYSLYGISQNAGDFLQGSIMTESQITQVNGRIKELLTAIRPDAVALVDAFDFQDVTLGSVLGRYDGNVYENLFEWAKKSPLNKTEVHESYKHLKSLQSKL
- the ACOX1 gene encoding peroxisomal acyl-coenzyme A oxidase 1 isoform X2; this encodes MNPDLQKERAGASFNPELLTNVLDGSPENTRRRREIENLILNDPDFQHENLNFLSRSQRYEVAVKKSAIMVQKMRKFGIADPAEIMWFKKLHLVNFVEPVGLNYSMFIPTLLNQGTTAQQEKWLHSSKGLEIIGTYAQTEMGHGTHLRGLETTATYDPETQEFILNSPTVTSIKWWPGGLGKTSNHAIVLAQLFTQGKCYGLHAFIVPIRELGTHKPLPGITVGDIGPKFGYDEMDNGYLKMDNYRIPRENMLMKHAQVKPDGTYVKPLNNKLTYGTMVFIRSFLVGESARSLSKACTIAVRYSAVRHQSEINPGEPEPQILDYQTQQYKLFPLLATAYAFQFVGAYMKETYLRINEDIGHGDLSELPELHALTAGLKAFTSWTTNTAIEACRMACGGHGYSHCSGLPNIYVTFTPTCTFEGENTVMMLQTARFLMKSYDQVHSGKLVCGMVSYLNDLPSQRIQPQQVAVWPTMVDINSPDSLTEAYKLRAARLVEIAAKNLQTEVIHRKSKEVAWNLTSIDLVRASEAHCHYVVVKLFTEKVLQIQEKSIQAVLRRLCLLYSLYGISQNAGDFLQGSIMTESQITQVNGRIKELLTAIRPDAVALVDAFDFQDVTLGSVLGRYDGNVYENLFEWAKKSPLNKTEVHESYKHLKSLQSKL
- the ACOX1 gene encoding peroxisomal acyl-coenzyme A oxidase 1 isoform X1, with the protein product MNPDLQKERAGASFNPELLTNVLDGSPENTRRRREIENLILNDPDFQHENLNFLSRSQRYEVAVKKSAIMVQKMRKFGIADPAEIMWFKNFVNRGQPAPLDLHLGMFLPTLLHQATEEQQKRFFMPAWNLEIIGTYAQTEMGHGTHLRGLETTATYDPETQEFILNSPTVTSIKWWPGGLGKTSNHAIVLAQLFTQGKCYGLHAFIVPIRELGTHKPLPGITVGDIGPKFGYDEMDNGYLKMDNYRIPRENMLMKHAQVKPDGTYVKPLNNKLTYGTMVFIRSFLVGESARSLSKACTIAVRYSAVRHQSEINPGEPEPQILDYQTQQYKLFPLLATAYAFQFVGAYMKETYLRINEDIGHGDLSELPELHALTAGLKAFTSWTTNTAIEACRMACGGHGYSHCSGLPNIYVTFTPTCTFEGENTVMMLQTARFLMKSYDQVHSGKLVCGMVSYLNDLPSQRIQPQQVAVWPTMVDINSPDSLTEAYKLRAARLVEIAAKNLQTEVIHRKSKEVAWNLTSIDLVRASEAHCHYVVVKLFTEKVLQIQEKSIQAVLRRLCLLYSLYGISQNAGDFLQGSIMTESQITQVNGRIKELLTAIRPDAVALVDAFDFQDVTLGSVLGRYDGNVYENLFEWAKKSPLNKTEVHESYKHLKSLQSKL